The DNA segment TTCACGGGTATTCAGACGCACCTTATTGAGTGCCTGCACCAGATCGCCAACCGTAGCGCCTTCTGCCAGCTTGACCGGGCCATGTTGCTCCTCGGTCACATTCAGCTCGGTGTCCGGCACCACGACCGTGCCCACACTCGGCCCGGTACGACCAATCCAGGACGGCTGGGACACCTGGTACTTGGTGCTGATCACCACACTGAGTGAGCCCTGGGAAATACTCACCTCACCCAAGCGCACATGCGCGCCCGCCACGACCGTGCCAGTGCGCTCGTTGACCACCACGCGCGCGGCATAGTCAGGCGCAACGGATACGTTCTCGATGCGGGAAATCAATCGGGGCAAACCTGCCGCACTGCTCAGCGGAACTTCAACCTTCGCCGCATGCACGACTCGCACGCCGGGCAATCCCAGCTCACGTGTCAATGCATCGGCAATACGTTGCGCAGTGGTGTAGTCAGGCTCGTTGAGTACCAGTACCAGATTGCGCGCAGAGGCGTCACTTTCGGTAAAAGCCGAGCGTTCAACGCTGGCTCCTCGGGGAATGCGGCCTACCGTGGGGTGGTTTTTCTGCACCGAGTTTTGGTTGGCTTCAAAGACATATCCCCCCACCGACATCGGGCCCTGGGCCAGGGCGTAGAGTTTTTCATCGGGCCCATACAACGGCGTCATCAGCAAGGTGCCACCCAACAAGCTGCGCGCATCGCCCAGGGAAGAAACCTCGACATCCACCTTGTCACCCGTCTCACTGAATGAACGCAGGTTGCCGGTGACCATCACCGCCGCCGTGTTGCGCGCATTGAGATCCGAGTCCGCCACGTTCACATTGAAATTTTTCAGGGTATTGACCAGCGACTGGCGCGTGGCACGGTTGCGGTCGGTATCCCCCGTACCGGCCAGTCCTACCACGAGGCCGTAGCCAATAATTGCGTAATCACGCACGCCCTGGATGCGTGTCAGTTCCTTGATCCTTACATCGGCCCATCCCGCAGGCAGCCAAAGGCTGAGCAACAGACCCAAAAACCCCATCGTCAGCTGTTTCATAGGATTCGCAACCACTTGAGGGTTCGGAAAACGATGCTTTGCTTCTGCGCGTCGGTGATCACCCCATCACCAACAATGTCGATTTGTGCATCGGCCAGGCGGTATGACAACACGGTGTTGTTGTAGGCAATATCATCGGGGCGCACCAAACCACTGATACGCACCTGCTGCTTCTCGTCATTGACAGTCACCAATTGCTCACCGCTGACCCGCAGCAAGCCTTCGGGCAGTTGGTCAATGATTCGCACCGACACATTAGTGCGGATCTGCCCGCTACGATTGGTCTGGCCTTTGCCGCTGGAGTCGCCTTGCAGGCCGAGGCGGCCTTGATGGTTGTTGTTGTCCCATCCCAGGCGCGCAGAAATATCGGTACTACTATCGGCCCCTGTCCCGGCTGCGCTTTGCGCCGAGGTCGATTCCACCACCAGAATCGTCAGGGTGTCCCCCACGTGGTAGCCACGGCGGTCGCCAGTGAGAGAGCGATAGCCATCGGGATTGATCAGGCTTTGCGCGCTGGCGCAAATCGGTAGCAGCACAACCAGCCAAAACGCCTTAGCGTTGAACATGGACTTCCCCTTTGCCGGCCACCACTGCCAACAGGCTCGACTCCGCACCGTTGACCAACACGGGGATAGGCTCACCCAGCACGCCGGGGCGCATCGCCTTGCCCTCGGTGCGCAGCATCAGGCCTGGGCCATAGACCACGACAGTGACGGTGGCATCACGTAGCACCAGCGGTTCGGCTTTCAAGTGCCGATTGAGAATCGGCATGCCGGCGTTGACCATTTGCCCCAACCACGCCCCCTCCAGGTTGCTGGCCAAATCGTCGGGGGATACTTGCGCGGCAACCACGTCCAGACGCTCACGGCGTGGCTGGGTATCGCTCAGTGCCTGATCCGTGCGCCCATTGCGGCCATAAACCCAGGCCTGACCCCACGCCTGGACCTTGAACCAAACTGTCACTTGGCTGGCATGCGTCTGCCCGCATACCGTGCCTTTAAGTTCAACCGCAACGCGGCTGCGCAGGGACGTCGACAACAACCGCACCCGGGGCGATGCCATGGCCGGCAAGCCACCGATAGGCGTCAGTTGGATATCCAGTTGCTCGTTGGCGAATGCCGGGCGCACGCGCTCAGTGATGTACTGTGCCATCTGGCTGGGCGTTTGCCCTGTTGCACACTCAAGCGCGTTTGCCTGCCCTCCCCAAAGGCAGACGGCTGCGATAGCGACGCACGTAATCTTCATACTCATCAGCGACGCAGGTTATTGATGGTTTCTAGTATCTGATCGCCGGCTTGAAGCAAGCGCGCGTTCATTTGGTAGGCACGTTGCGCCAGTACCAGGCTACTCATCTCATCAATCAGGTTGACGTTGGACATCTCGACATACCCCTGCAACAGCACGCCTTGGCCATCCCGGCCGGGTTCGGCGTAGATCGCTTCACCGCTGGTTTGAGAAGGTCGGTACAGACCATCGCTGAGCTTTTTCAGTCCATCGGCACTGGCAAACTTCGCCAGCTGTACTTGGCCGACGGTAATCACCTCTCCCGTCTCGACAACGGTCGCCTGCACCGAACCGTCTTGTTTGATCACCAGGTTGCGCGCATCAGGCGGCACTCGAAGGTCCGCTGTCAGGACTTGGCCGGTGTTCATCGCCAACTGTCCGTCAGTGTTCAAATGAAAGCGACCGGCACGGCTATAGGCCAATTCACCCGTTGGCAATTCGACTTCAAAAAAACCATCGCCCTGGATGGCCAGATCCAACTCGTTACCGGTCTGGCGCACTGCGCCCGGACTGAACACCTGAGTGGGCTCCGACGCCTGGATGCCTGCACCGGACAGCAGGTTTTCGGTCATGCCGCCGCCGTCATCCCGCGTGCCAACGTCACGCACCATGTCATGGAAATTGACCTGGCTACGCTTGTAGCCAATCGTCTGCATATTGGCCACGTTATTGGAAATACTGTCGATCCAGGCCTGGTTCGCGGATAAGCCGGAACTGGCAATACTCAATGCATCAATCACACCCGCACTCCCTGGTCAGTCCTTGCCCAATTGATTGATCCCGCTGTTCAGCAAACCGTCGTAGGCCGACAAGGCGCGCTGCAGGGTCTCGACGTGTCGCGATACTTCCATCATCTTCACCATGTCTGTGCCCATGGCGGCGTTGGAGCGCTCTAAAAGACCCTGGTGCACCACGTATTGCGTGGCAGGTTGCCAGGCGACGTCCATCGAATAGAGCCCGGCCCCACGGGAAACCAGATCGCTGGCCCGTTCAATACGTACCAGACTGAGTTGCCCTACCGGGGTGTCGTCCACGCTCACTTCACCCAGGCTGCTCACCTTCACCACACCGCCGGCGACCTGAATGGGACCGCCCTGGCCGAGCACAGGATGGCCGGCATGGCTAACAAGGAAGCCCTGATTGTCGACCTGGAAACGTCCATCTCGGGTCAGCGCCGCGCCTTGTGGGGTGTTCACGGCAAACCAAGCATCGCCGGACAGCGCGAAATCTGTCACGCGCCCGGTGTACTGCAGCGCACCGCCATCGGTATTGATCGATGTCTGGGTTTGCAGGCCATCAAGCCCGACGGCTACGCCAGAGGCGGGTTGCCCCAATGCCTGGACGCTGAACGCGCGCCCGGCCTTGTAGCCGGTGGTGTTGGCATTGGCGACGTTCTGCGATACCTCCTTCAAGGTATCGATATCCCGCTGGATCACCCCGGCCAGTTGCATGATCATGTCGCTCATGCCGACTCCAGACTGGGGAACCCAGGCAAATCAATCATTCCGGCGGATGTCACGCGAGCATGCTGACCGACTTCGCTGACCGACAGCACAGCCATATGCGGCACCGCCCGTGACATGAATGCGCGCAATACCCGCCTTAATGGCGCGGCACACAACAATACTGGCTGCTTGTTATCACCCAACTGACGCTCCGCTTCACGGGCCACAGTGGTGACGAACCGTTCCAATTCCTGAGCCGGCAGCAATGCGCTTTGCTGGCCCTCACGCGGTCGGGATGCGGCAAGCATGTAGCCTTCCAGTTGAGGGGCGATGGTCAACACGTTGAGATCACCGTTTTTGTCCACCAGGCGCTCATACAGCGCAGCACCCAGCCGTTCACGTACACGCTCTGCCAGGTCTTCCGCGTTTTTGTTAGTCCGCCCAGCATCCACCAGCACCTCAAGGATGGTTTCCAGGTTGCGCACCGGCACTTGTTCACGCAGGAGCAATTGCAAGACGCGCTGAATATCGGAATAACTGAGGACTTGGGGGATCAGCTCATCCACCAGGCTACCCAACGCGGCACGCTTGCTTTCCACCAGACGCTCGGTCTCTGCGCGGGTGAGAAAATCAGGGGCGTAGCGTCGGGCAAGTTCGGAGAGGTGTGTCAACAGCACTGTGTCCGGCTCAACCAGCGTATAGCCGCTCATTCGTGCCTGGTTGCGTAACGCTTGGTCTATCCAAAGGGCCTGGAGGCCATAAGTAGGCTCCTTGGTTTCGCGCCCTTCCAGCGCCGCCGCCGCACCACCTGGGTTGATGGCCAGCAACTTGTCGAACTCCAACTCACCGTTGGCCACCACCGCGCCCTGGACACAGACCTGATAGGTGCCTGGCAGCAGTTTCTTCTCCGCGTGCACACTCAGTTGCGGCAGGGCAAAACCGTAATCCCGGGCGAACTGTTTGCGAAGGTTGTCGATACGCAAGCTGAGGGTACTGGTGGCCGCCAAAACCTGTGCCGCCAAGTCATTGCTCAGGCGCAGTTCAAACGCATCGCTGCTCATCAGCGCGTAGATATCATCCGAGGCAGTATCGGCCTGGGTTTGCGTCCCCTCTGACGCCGATTCGCCCTTGGCCTTACGCTGCAACTGGCGGAATGAATAGCCAGCCGCTACGGCAAACGCCAGAAACAGCATCAGCAACGGCACCAATGGCAGGCCCGGCATCATCGCTAGCAACAGCGTGACGATCGCCACCACCACCAGTGTCTTGGGGTAGGCCGAGACCTGTCGACCCAGTTCCGGCCCCAGGCGTGCGTCGGTAGCGGCGCGGGTAATGATGATGCCGGCGGCCACCGCGATGATGAGCGATGGAATCTGCGTGACGATACCGTCACCGACCGTCAACAGAGTGTAGTGGTGCAGTGCATCGCCCCAACTCTGTCCCTTTTGCAAAATGCCTACCGACAGGCCGCCAATGATGTTGATCGCAATGATGACAATCCCGGCGATCGCATCGCCCTTTACGAACTTAGATGCGCCATCCATTGCGCCGTAGAAATTTGACTCGCGCTCCAACTGGCCGCGGCGCCGCTTGGCCTCATCCTGGTCGATGATGCCCATGTTCAGGTCGGCATCGATGCTCATCTGTTTGCCTGGCAGCGAGTCGAGAGTAAAGCGCGCGGCCACCTCCGCGACCCGTTGTGCGCCACTGGTGACCACCACGTATTGCACCACCACCAGAATCAGGAACACCACGAAGCCGATCACGTAATTGCCACCGACCACGTGGGTACCGATCGCGGCAATAACCTGGCCGGCATCACCGTCCGCGAGAATCAGCCGCGTCGCAGAGATGTTCAGTGCTAGACGAAACAAGGTGGTCATCAGTAGTAGCGAAGGGAATGTTGAGAAGCTCAAGGGCTTGTCGATGTCGAAGGTCACCAGCAACACCAACAGTGCGACAGCGAAGTTGGTCAGCAGCAACAGGTCGAGCAACCAGGTAGGAATCGGTGTGAACAGCACCAGCAAAATGCCAATGATGGCGACTGCTAACAGCAGGTCGCTGCTTTCCGACAGTGCGCGCGTCCAGAATGGCTTCATGGGCTCAGCACCTTATTGCCCGACAGAGCAATAACCCAGCGATAGACGCGTGCGACATCGGTCTGTGTGATATCCGGAATCGCTGAATCGACCCGCGCCAGTGCGTGCAGGGTACGCGCCAACGGCGGACGGCGCAGGATTGGCACCTGGTGCTTGCGTGCCATCTGGCAGATACGCTGGGCATGAAAGCCACGTCCGATAGCCAGCACCTTGGGCGCAAGCATCGTTGCCGGACGGTATTGCAGGGCCACGGCGTAGTGGGTTGGGTTGGTGATGATGACATCAGCATCTTTGACTTGCCCCAGTGCGGACGCTTTTTTCAGCAGGTCCTGCTGGATGCCTTTACGCTTGGAGCGAACCTCGGGATCACCTTCGCGGCGCTTGTGTTCATCCTTGGTCTCGCGCTTGCTCATGCGCATTTGCCGGCCAAATTCGCGACGCGAATACCACACATCAAACAGCGCGGCAGCCGCCATGATCGACAACACGGTAAAACCCAATTGCATCAGCAATTGCTTGCCGGCCAGGGGCAGTTCCATAGGAGAGACCGTCGCCATGCCCAACAGGCGCGGCAAAAGACTTTGGAATAGGTAATACAGCACCAGCGCAAACAGCCCACCCTTGACCAGTACCTTGAGCAACTCAACAAACATACGCCGCGAGAAAATGCGCTTGAGACCCTGGATGGGGTTAAGCCGCTTGAAGTCAGGCTTGATTGCGAAGGCCGAAAACACCGGCCCGCTGAACAACAGATTGGCCAAGACGGCCACCAACACCAAGGCACCGATCAGTGGCAGAAAGGCATACACCACCTGTCTCACGCTGTAGCCGCCCTGCTCGCCCAGATAGCCAAAGCTGGTCCCCAGTTGTCCTGCGTTGGCTAACCACCAATGGGTGTGGGCAGCGATCACACTGGCAAGCGGCGCGGCGATGGCCGAGAACACCATCAGGAACGTCAGGATCATGGCGAACGACAACAGGTCCGGGCTGCGCGGCACCTGGCCTTTCTTGCGCGCCTCCTCGAGTTTGTAGGGGGTAGCCTCTTCACTCTTGTCCTGTTGATCGCTCATGGTACACCTGCCAGGGAAAGCGCGAATCGCAACGCGTTTTCGATCAACAGCGGCACGCGCTGAACAATGATCGGCAGTGTCAGGATCAGGATAAATACGCCGACGCCGAGTTTGATCGGCAACGAAAGGAAATAGACATTGGCCTGCGGCATCGAGCGAGAGAGCAGCGCAAAGGCAGTGTCGATCAACCACAGCCCAAGGATAACGGGCACAACGATCATGAACGCCAACAGAAATTGCTGGATCAGAATGCCTATGATCGGCCCCGAGAAAGTCATCAGAGAAACACTGCCGGGAGGTACCGCGACCAGTAGCAGACTGAAGACGCGCAGCAAGTCGTGATGCAGGTTCAACGTGACGAACAGGATACCCAAAGTCCAGACCAGCACTTCAGCGACCAGGCCGGTCATATTGGAAGTGCCCGGGTCGAACACCCCGGCGGCATTCAGGCCGATCTGGGTGTCGATGAGCTTACCTGCCATGTCCAGGCCGGCATGGGCTGCATGAAAACCGAAGGCCATCAACGCCCCCAGCATTAACTCGCCGAGTACCGACGATAGGCTCAATGCAGGCATGCCAGTCACATTCAAAGAACTGGCCAGGACGGCCGATAAGACCAATCCCAGCAACACCCGAACGGTCATGGGCAATCGCGAGAAAAATACAATAGGGGCGACAACAAGCAGCGGCGCCAGCCTCATGAAGATGAGGAGCAGATTGGCCATGTAGGGCGTCAACACGGCTAGAAACCAGCAGCCTGAGTGAGTGCACTCAGCGCAAACTGCTTGAGGATCGTCAGCATCCAACCGCCCAAAACCAACAGCATCACGACGGTGATGATCAGTTTAGGGATGAACGTGAGGGTCATTTCCTGGATCTGCGTGGCCACCTGAAGAATGCTGACCAACAGGCCGATGATCAGGATCGCCAATAGCAAAGGGGCGGCAACCAGGGCTGCAGTGAGCAGCGCTTCCTTGAGCGCGTACAGCATGAAATCCTGTGTCATCCATGTCCCCAGGTAGCGCATTTTGATCCGGAGACATCACATGCCATCCAGCGTTCCATGGCTAGTAGCCATTATTTTGGTGGCTGATCATAGCCATTCCTGAAGTCGCGAAACAAGAGAGTGTGGAGGAATAATCAAGAATATTTTTTTACGCTACTTTTGAATAGCGCGGCACGCTTAAGCCCCCCCAAAAAAAACGGTCCACGTTGGCACGATGCGACCTGCAATCGACAGCGAAAACGCTTGGCTTTGAAGCTATGACAAACGCTCATGCCATTTACCCCCTGGGCTTTCCAAGTCATTCACTCGGCCTGAAGATCGCACTAGAGCTATCGTCAATGGGTGAAAGCGTTGTTCTGCATTTACAGCTTTGCCCGTGTTTTTAGAAAGTTCAGGTAATGCGAGCTTTCATTCGCGAAAATCTCTGGCCCCGCCCCCATGTAAGCACGCATCAATTCATCAGCCGCACTGTTCTCTTGTCCCTCATCGAGATAAACCTGCCCAAGACGCAAGTGCAAAAATGGGTTACCGATACCGTTAGGACAAGTCATTGCATACTGCAATGCATCACGCCCAGAGCCTTTGTAACCAGACAGAAAACACGCATCTGCTATTGCGGCTAAAATCCAAGTAGAGGCTTCCCAGTTATTTTTAGGTTCGGGAACTGATCGCCAGGCACTGTTGTACTGGGCCATTGCCTTCTCATAGCTCCCTTGCTCAGCCAGCATGTCACCGAAACGGCAATATTCTTTTAGTTTCTCATCCAGAACGACATCAAGCTCAGCACTCATATTGACATCCATTTAAGCCACATTAAGGCGCTCGAAAAATGCAAAAATAACCAAGGTCAAATCACACTACCATCGCCAAAGATGAGCGCTGGTGCCGAAATAATCGAGATATTTCAAAATAGCACCCAGCCTGTAATCAACAACGAGCCCATTATCTAACCCACCGCCTTCCGATTCATAGCCATTGACATAAAACGCGTCCGCGGCCTGCTGGCGATAAAGATCGCCCGCCGTGTCAACCTCACCTACACCTTCACACCTAAAAATATTAAAGTAGAGTTGGTAGGTCTTTGCAGCGAGAGCAGATCTTTTCACTTTTGATAACTTAATTAATTCAACAGCAACAGCATCACTGTAAGAGCTAATCGACCCTCCTGCCAAAATCGCCGCTAAGATACAGTCTAACTTCCGATCTGAAGGCTCAATCGACCTACAATCTTTTTCTACTTCTATTTCCCCATCAACAAGAAATGCAAAAATCTTTAACTTTTCGATAGTAAACGCATTATTCAAGTTAGCTTCAGGATC comes from the Pseudomonas shahriarae genome and includes:
- a CDS encoding flagellar hook-basal body protein, giving the protein MIDALSIASSGLSANQAWIDSISNNVANMQTIGYKRSQVNFHDMVRDVGTRDDGGGMTENLLSGAGIQASEPTQVFSPGAVRQTGNELDLAIQGDGFFEVELPTGELAYSRAGRFHLNTDGQLAMNTGQVLTADLRVPPDARNLVIKQDGSVQATVVETGEVITVGQVQLAKFASADGLKKLSDGLYRPSQTSGEAIYAEPGRDGQGVLLQGYVEMSNVNLIDEMSSLVLAQRAYQMNARLLQAGDQILETINNLRR
- a CDS encoding flagellar hook-basal body protein, translating into MSDMIMQLAGVIQRDIDTLKEVSQNVANANTTGYKAGRAFSVQALGQPASGVAVGLDGLQTQTSINTDGGALQYTGRVTDFALSGDAWFAVNTPQGAALTRDGRFQVDNQGFLVSHAGHPVLGQGGPIQVAGGVVKVSSLGEVSVDDTPVGQLSLVRIERASDLVSRGAGLYSMDVAWQPATQYVVHQGLLERSNAAMGTDMVKMMEVSRHVETLQRALSAYDGLLNSGINQLGKD
- a CDS encoding flagellar biosynthetic protein FliQ; its protein translation is MTQDFMLYALKEALLTAALVAAPLLLAILIIGLLVSILQVATQIQEMTLTFIPKLIITVVMLLVLGGWMLTILKQFALSALTQAAGF
- a CDS encoding flagellar biosynthetic protein FliR, with product MANLLLIFMRLAPLLVVAPIVFFSRLPMTVRVLLGLVLSAVLASSLNVTGMPALSLSSVLGELMLGALMAFGFHAAHAGLDMAGKLIDTQIGLNAAGVFDPGTSNMTGLVAEVLVWTLGILFVTLNLHHDLLRVFSLLLVAVPPGSVSLMTFSGPIIGILIQQFLLAFMIVVPVILGLWLIDTAFALLSRSMPQANVYFLSLPIKLGVGVFILILTLPIIVQRVPLLIENALRFALSLAGVP
- a CDS encoding flagellar basal body L-ring protein FlgH, which translates into the protein MFNAKAFWLVVLLPICASAQSLINPDGYRSLTGDRRGYHVGDTLTILVVESTSAQSAAGTGADSSTDISARLGWDNNNHQGRLGLQGDSSGKGQTNRSGQIRTNVSVRIIDQLPEGLLRVSGEQLVTVNDEKQQVRISGLVRPDDIAYNNTVLSYRLADAQIDIVGDGVITDAQKQSIVFRTLKWLRIL
- a CDS encoding flagellar basal body P-ring protein FlgI; this encodes MKQLTMGFLGLLLSLWLPAGWADVRIKELTRIQGVRDYAIIGYGLVVGLAGTGDTDRNRATRQSLVNTLKNFNVNVADSDLNARNTAAVMVTGNLRSFSETGDKVDVEVSSLGDARSLLGGTLLMTPLYGPDEKLYALAQGPMSVGGYVFEANQNSVQKNHPTVGRIPRGASVERSAFTESDASARNLVLVLNEPDYTTAQRIADALTRELGLPGVRVVHAAKVEVPLSSAAGLPRLISRIENVSVAPDYAARVVVNERTGTVVAGAHVRLGEVSISQGSLSVVISTKYQVSQPSWIGRTGPSVGTVVVPDTELNVTEEQHGPVKLAEGATVGDLVQALNKVRLNTREVITVLQAIKQAGALHAELIVQ
- a CDS encoding EscU/YscU/HrcU family type III secretion system export apparatus switch protein, which translates into the protein MSDQQDKSEEATPYKLEEARKKGQVPRSPDLLSFAMILTFLMVFSAIAAPLASVIAAHTHWWLANAGQLGTSFGYLGEQGGYSVRQVVYAFLPLIGALVLVAVLANLLFSGPVFSAFAIKPDFKRLNPIQGLKRIFSRRMFVELLKVLVKGGLFALVLYYLFQSLLPRLLGMATVSPMELPLAGKQLLMQLGFTVLSIMAAAALFDVWYSRREFGRQMRMSKRETKDEHKRREGDPEVRSKRKGIQQDLLKKASALGQVKDADVIITNPTHYAVALQYRPATMLAPKVLAIGRGFHAQRICQMARKHQVPILRRPPLARTLHALARVDSAIPDITQTDVARVYRWVIALSGNKVLSP
- a CDS encoding flagellar biosynthesis protein FlhA, with translation MKPFWTRALSESSDLLLAVAIIGILLVLFTPIPTWLLDLLLLTNFAVALLVLLVTFDIDKPLSFSTFPSLLLMTTLFRLALNISATRLILADGDAGQVIAAIGTHVVGGNYVIGFVVFLILVVVQYVVVTSGAQRVAEVAARFTLDSLPGKQMSIDADLNMGIIDQDEAKRRRGQLERESNFYGAMDGASKFVKGDAIAGIVIIAINIIGGLSVGILQKGQSWGDALHHYTLLTVGDGIVTQIPSLIIAVAAGIIITRAATDARLGPELGRQVSAYPKTLVVVAIVTLLLAMMPGLPLVPLLMLFLAFAVAAGYSFRQLQRKAKGESASEGTQTQADTASDDIYALMSSDAFELRLSNDLAAQVLAATSTLSLRIDNLRKQFARDYGFALPQLSVHAEKKLLPGTYQVCVQGAVVANGELEFDKLLAINPGGAAAALEGRETKEPTYGLQALWIDQALRNQARMSGYTLVEPDTVLLTHLSELARRYAPDFLTRAETERLVESKRAALGSLVDELIPQVLSYSDIQRVLQLLLREQVPVRNLETILEVLVDAGRTNKNAEDLAERVRERLGAALYERLVDKNGDLNVLTIAPQLEGYMLAASRPREGQQSALLPAQELERFVTTVAREAERQLGDNKQPVLLCAAPLRRVLRAFMSRAVPHMAVLSVSEVGQHARVTSAGMIDLPGFPSLESA
- the flgA gene encoding flagellar basal body P-ring formation chaperone FlgA, yielding MAQYITERVRPAFANEQLDIQLTPIGGLPAMASPRVRLLSTSLRSRVAVELKGTVCGQTHASQVTVWFKVQAWGQAWVYGRNGRTDQALSDTQPRRERLDVVAAQVSPDDLASNLEGAWLGQMVNAGMPILNRHLKAEPLVLRDATVTVVVYGPGLMLRTEGKAMRPGVLGEPIPVLVNGAESSLLAVVAGKGEVHVQR
- a CDS encoding tetratricopeptide repeat protein; the encoded protein is MDVNMSAELDVVLDEKLKEYCRFGDMLAEQGSYEKAMAQYNSAWRSVPEPKNNWEASTWILAAIADACFLSGYKGSGRDALQYAMTCPNGIGNPFLHLRLGQVYLDEGQENSAADELMRAYMGAGPEIFANESSHYLNFLKTRAKL